The Nakaseomyces glabratus chromosome D, complete sequence nucleotide sequence aaaaaaatgggatAGAAGAATATTCGGCCACTTCTTAATTCTCTACAGTGATGTATGAGAAGTTCAGGGATTGGAGGACGTAAGACAAATCCCCGCACAACCAGAGAAAAGGGCTAGTAGTGAAATGAGGTAGCACTTTTTCTTGCTGCTAATTAGCTGTAGCCGAGGAAATAAGAGGAACAACAGAAAAACgggaaaaaagaaaggatgAATGGAAAAGCTTGGTAAAGTAGGTCGGATGTTTCTACGGAGAAGTAAGAGAAGGGGGAAGAGGGCAGGGAGGGGAAGGGAAGGGATCAGAGAATCGAAGAAGAAATGGTATGACGAAATTATATACAGACAAAGAGAGTATGGAAGGGGATCTCTGATAAGTTAATTGGGATAACTCTCCCAAGAGAAGCTTCCATTTTCTACTTTGGGACAGTAGAATTCAAGCTTCGATAACTTATCTTAGCCCACCAAAGGAAAGGACAAGGGAAATACGGAATAGGATGAGGCTATATTTCTGAACAAGGACTATTAACGGCAGACACGAAGGTCCCTATTACTATCTATACCAAGGGGCGAAAAATATCATTCCCATCAGTTGGAGAGTTGTTACGTCGCAGAGTGTATCTTCCCTGGCTCTGGCCGGTGTTTGGCGAGAGTCACAGGAGAGCACACAAACAGAGGAAGGAACACAAAAATGACCACCAACAGGGCCAGTAGACAGAGGTACAAGAGAAGACTCTCTGCACGAAATGAATGACTGAACggcttttttttcctttctttttttccctATTTTTAAGGTTGCCTCCAGAAGTACACTGAACACGAAAGTGGGCTGCGGAACTTCTTGTTTGATTCTCTCCTGTTATCACGACCTGCAGCTCTGCGACTTTTATTACTTCCCAGACCTCTACCGCAAACTCATAAGAATCTGGAATTTTCTCATGGGGAGTCACTGAACCAAGTGCACAATTATGATGTGTCCGGGCACAGTAAACGCCGCACAGTATTTATGCTCTGTTCTTCCTCCCCCCACCCTCCACCCCTCTCACTCACCACTTACCGTCTTTCTAACCCACCCGCTACCCTCTGGCCATTGACCTGTTACTGAAGGACCAATGCACATAAATACGTCATTCCAAGGCGACCCCATATATCCTCTCTCTGTGCCTTTCTAGGTATAACTCCTCTAGAACCCTCAAAATGCGTAGAAACCTACTCTTGGGAGCCTATATCATCCTGCAGATGCACCACTGCAGCTAGAACCACGCCAAAAATACGTTCTAGCCTAACTTCCACCTCCGAGTAACAATGAAGGTACTGGAAGAGACTACAAAGTGGGTTGACTACTAAGGGAGGCCAGCTGGGAGACCAGCTGCACGTCTAGTGCTGAATGCCTAAATTCATCTGAAATGGCAGCCATTAAAGCTTGACACGGCCAGTAGCAAGATACCCTTTCCCTCCCCACTTCCCACTAGAGAGATCGGAAGGGCATTGCACTAGCGTAGCTAAATGGCTATTATATGTTCCTGCTACAGATCTCTTGTACATTTCCCTCTCAGCTGCTATCTCTTCCTTCCCATTGTCTGGCTCCTGTCAATTGCTGTGCCAGTTGTTGAACTGCTCATTGTAAAAACTCTAAACAGAACAACTGCAATCTACAGTACAAAGGGAAAAGGCAACGAGTGAGGGTCCTCTTGCAATCGAAATTGGTACTGAGTCTGCATTGCTGTGTTACTTCCTCGATTCTAGGTTCTGGATCGCAGAGGCAATAGGTGATTCTAAAGAGGGCTGTCAGAGAGTcctgaaagaaaagataaataaactaaaatagaatattccACCATCGTGAAGTGATTACGGGTTCTTCCTTACCCATACccatttatatatatattcagaTGCCATTTTTGAGATTCTCGTGTATACAACTGTCTCTATTCTtgatataaatattttgcgTTGTTGATTCTTGCTGGCGTTTAGCTTCTAATAAAAAGTCTTTCAGACGTACTATTAAAAtacaacaaaataaatataggAACTTTActagaacaaaaaaataaaattagaaagaataatatGAGTAGGAAAAACAGTAACATCAGTGGGCTCAGTAGTGAGTCCAGTAGCGACCAACTATATGCAGACGCTAAAACGGAGAGTCTCCCGATGGAGGACTTTGAGAGCTCACAATTCGATGATATTGAGAGCGGGCTCATTGACGGCAAAGATGACGCTAATAGTAAGAGGAACAAAACTCACATAAAAACTTCCTTGAACGACATTATACAGCAGGTTCGCCAGCGCTCGCGATTACTAGCCAATAGGACCGGTTTAACCTCAActaagaatattattattaggCTGCTAGTGGTTAATGTTGTACTTTTCCTAATATTTATACACTTCAGCAGCTTTAGAAGTCACCACTTGAAGAATGAGGCCAATATAGGAAATGGTGGTATAGAAGAGCAAGGCAATGAAGAATCTATTGCAGGTTTGGATATTTCCATCGGACATGGTTTGGAGAATTCCGTGTCAGTGAAAGGAAGGATAAAGGATTATAATAGAAATctgaataaaatattacaagGCGTTCCTCAAGTAAACGATAAATCAGAAATGTCCCAATATGATAcatcaaaatttataaaaatgCAAAGGTTTGACCTGATGGCAACAGCCAACGGATTCCCAAATAATACTTTTCTGCCCTTCGAATTGACCTCTTATCAATCAAACATGTACAACTTGACTGGGAGTGAGTCTAATAAATGCGATGCCATAAGTTGGAAGTCAAGAATACATTATTCACAAGAGAGATTACCGATAGAGGAAGACTTAGTGGCAGCGAGaataaaatttgtaaaaGAGGATAAGCACCTTGGTAAAATTGTGGAAGAATTACATAACGCCAGTAAGAAAGAAACTATAGAGGAAAGTGTAAAGAAGCAATGGCTAAGATTTGGATCATCAGCGCAGTGGCTGGAGGATCACCAATGTTATTTAGTGTTTAGTAGGATTATTGTAACAGAGGGGGGATTTAAAGGTGCTGGTAAAATGTCACTGGTGAGCGCTCAGGCATTTGATAAAGATTGGAATGAAATCAAAGGTAAACGTATTCCATTCATTGATACTGAAATACCAGATGATCTAGAACAACAACTAATTGCCATTGACAAGAAGTATGATTTATTCAAGAAttgtgatgaagaagataagaCAACCTACCAGTATCAAGTATGCGTTCAAAGTAAGCAATACATGAAAGAAAAGGCagaggaagagaaagatGAACTATTGGGTAACTATTATAGAGTATATCcaacaattttgaaaattccTTTTGCAATGGAAAAGAAGTGGTTTTACAAAGGACCAGAAGATCCGAAGTTGATACTAAGAACTAATAAAGATGGCATTCAGGAACCAATTGTTGTGTACAATATTTATGATCCTACACATCAAGAACGTATGATGCAAGTAGTATTGCCTCACAGAAAAATTAGTCCGGTCATACCTCTAATAGAACAGGATGCTATAGTTGTTGGCCGTCAAAAAAACTGGACTCCATTTattaaagatgaagatgctGGTGGCCAAATCTCAAGAGGTAGTTTACACATGTTTTCAAGAGCAGCTCCTTTACAAATTGTTAAGTGTTCACTTGATACTGGTTATTGTaagtttgtttttgatgCTGCAGAATACTCCAAGAAAGATTTTGAACCCAATGAAATCAGGGGAGGCACTCCTTTAATAAAACTACCGCCAGTCGTTCCTCAACTGAAAGGAAGGAATCTTTGGTTTGGTTTGATGAAAGGACATATAAAGGAATGTGGAATATCGGATCGTCTTTACAGACCATCTCTTGCTATATTAGAAGAGGAAAATGGCAAatactttttcaatttaatAACGGATACTCTCCATTTCAATACTGAGGTGCTTGGGTGGTCCGAGAAGAATTTCAAAGCTGATGGTTATAATGTCCTTTCACCAAACAGTGTCATTTCTTGGGATGTGCTAAGCCAAAACCC carries:
- the BMT1 gene encoding BMT1 (CAGL0D00286g~Beta mannosyltransferase), with product MSRKNSNISGLSSESSSDQLYADAKTESLPMEDFESSQFDDIESGLIDGKDDANSKRNKTHIKTSLNDIIQQVRQRSRLLANRTGLTSTKNIIIRLLVVNVVLFLIFIHFSSFRSHHLKNEANIGNGGIEEQGNEESIAGLDISIGHGLENSVSVKGRIKDYNRNLNKILQGVPQVNDKSEMSQYDTSKFIKMQRFDLMATANGFPNNTFLPFELTSYQSNMYNLTGSESNKCDAISWKSRIHYSQERLPIEEDLVAARIKFVKEDKHLGKIVEELHNASKKETIEESVKKQWLRFGSSAQWLEDHQCYLVFSRIIVTEGGFKGAGKMSLVSAQAFDKDWNEIKGKRIPFIDTEIPDDLEQQLIAIDKKYDLFKNCDEEDKTTYQYQVCVQSKQYMKEKAEEEKDELLGNYYRVYPTILKIPFAMEKKWFYKGPEDPKLILRTNKDGIQEPIVVYNIYDPTHQERMMQVVLPHRKISPVIPLIEQDAIVVGRQKNWTPFIKDEDAGGQISRGSLHMFSRAAPLQIVKCSLDTGYCKFVFDAAEYSKKDFEPNEIRGGTPLIKLPPVVPQLKGRNLWFGLMKGHIKECGISDRLYRPSLAILEEENGKYFFNLITDTLHFNTEVLGWSEKNFKADGYNVLSPNSVISWDVLSQNPETKSYDDYMQISVSQSDKGSYVIKMKGVLDFILQSYTKEGLNNNMDWESSGLEDRIELGGVCFRKHLRNYCEEYSKSHS